The following is a genomic window from Mauremys mutica isolate MM-2020 ecotype Southern chromosome 4, ASM2049712v1, whole genome shotgun sequence.
GACATGCATTCAATTTTATTCTATTGCATTGCATTGCAGTGCACTGTAATACACTCTGTTGCATTGCATTAGTCTATATTGTAGTGCATTGTACTGTACTGCATGATACTGCATTGCATTGCTTTGCATTCTGCTATGTGGCACTGCAGTGCACTGCACTGTATGATATCATATCATCAGAAATATTTCCACACAGTCCCACTACTGACTAAGAATCATGGCTCTCCTCTCTGTCGATCAGATTATAAAGAGATATCAGAggagcttttcccttccaaccccATAATACGTACGCTGAGGATGTAGGCCGAGGGAGGCAGAGGAAATGAAACTCCATTGATGGTGAAGGAAATGGTGGGCAAGCTCTGGACACTGCTGCAGTCAACCACATACTGTGAAAAGAAAAGCAAGGTCACATGAACAGACTGTACCAGCAGAGAGCTGGGACTCTGGGAGGGACACTGTAGCACTGACCATGAGGAGGTTCCCTGGCCTCCACAGTGCACTGAGCACTTTCGGAGGATAGAAAAGCTAATTATCAGCCTCATTCCTTCCTCCACCCAGGCTCCCAtaagcactggggtggggggggcgtacTCAGCCTCACCAGGCCCAATGTGCCGTGCTTCTCAATTCCTGGCATTCCGTGAGCATAGAGCACTGGCTCTCAACCTCCTTACCACTGTGGGcgacatatgcagctctctgtgtgttatgtgggcctcatccacacaatatatatactacctctATGACCCTGAGGacgtcacatgggccacagctgtgtgctgattgggcctcaAGTAGCCAGTGGAccacgggttgagaaccactggcataggGATACCATCAGTGACTCTGTAGCGCAGCTTCTCCACCTACCTCGCCGTACTCATTCTCCTGAGCACCTACATCCTGCAGGAAGGTGCTCATGAGCTGCTGTGGGACGGTGAGGAGGGAGGTTCCTGTATCCACAATGGCCTGGCAGCCCTGGCTGCACCAGCCTGTTGCCTGTCCACCGATGGCGAACCTAAGGAGGAGATAAATGCAGCTGGGCTCACGGTGCAAACATTGAGCCAAGTGTGAGAGGCTCCCCGTATACACTAATGGCTTAAGGATCCTTACTCAGCATTGCCTACCTGCTAGGAAGCCAGGCTCCAGTGCTAGCTCTTGGGCCAAGTTATGCTTTGTGTCACACCCCTGAAATCCCACTGAGCTCAGTGGGAGAAGTATGAGTCAAAACAAGGGCAGAATTCAGCTCCTTATTTTGAACCCCTAGAGCCATGAGTTTTCCTTGCTCATGGGGGCATCAGTGCATTTTATACCGAGGATGATAAAGTCCCCTCCTGAGCTGCGTGCAAGGGTCAGACCCAGCGATATGGCCCCACATGTTCAGTTGCAGAAGCCCACTATAGACGATGAATGATTTTGAAATCAGGGATCGGAAACTCAACTCACTCATCAATGCCGATCTGCCAGTACAGCTCTTGAGTGACGGGAGCCCAGTAGATCTGCCCGGAATAAAGGCTGCTGTCTACTCCTCCAAAAACGACCTCCCCACCGTATTGAGAGCTTGGCTGGCTGTGGGCACAAAGGGAAAGGATCAGCTACACACAGTAATCTCTAAATGATCTAGCAAAGACACTGTATATCTGGTGGGATTAGAGACTTTCAGTAGCTCTCCAGACTTAAAAGGACAAGAACATCATTCCCTGCCTGGTGATGGGGATTTGTCAGCATACAGAAAAGCCCCTTCTTGTTTGTCTTTGGTTTCCCAGAAAAGCACATGGGTCTGAGACAGATCGACAGTTAACACGGGGGGTGGGATTTCAATTCAAGgtaaattaaatgaaaacacGCAAACAAAGgaagcatgtccctctggctcttgACACTACCTACATTCACAACACAATACAGCCAAGGCCAATGGAGTGCAAGGAAGGGAGCGCCACATGGGCCATCACAATCAACACTGGTTACATCAAAAGTGATGACGTCCTCAGTTAGCATTTCTACAGCCGACTATGTTACCAATGAGAAGAGAAAGGAGACACAGAGAGCGAGAGAGTGGATAGTTGAGGCAGAGAGAAATAGAGGGGAAAAGAAAGATAAAGAAAAGCAAAGACAAAAGAAAAgacaaagcagggagagagacatgAGAAAACACGGAGAGATGGAGCCAGTGTGAGCGTTTATTTCTTGGCACTAAAATAAATAATAGGATAGATGGATGGTTCGATTGCTCCGTTACCTGCTCAGATAGAAACTGAAGATTGGCTGAGAAAGCAGGTTTTCCTGCAGCATCCCTTGCAAAGCAGTGGTAGCGCCTCCTACCGCCAGGCTAGGGTAAGCCATACCCAGAATGCCATCAAACTGAGCATAAATGAAGTTGGTGCCAGGCTCGTTTTCACTCAGACCGAACTCCTGGTTGGTGACAGCGATGTTCTGGAGCTAAAGAGAGGACAGGAAAATGTCACTAAGCctgtttgcagtggtggtgtagccgtGTCAATCCCAGAATATGAGAGAGATGAGGGAATAgcttttactgaaccaacttctgctggtgagagagacacaatTTTGAGCTACACAAGagttttgtctctctcaccaacagaagttgatctaataccagatatcacctcacccaccttgtctcactgatACAACCTGTGAGGTATGGAGAGGTAGAATGCTTCATGGTTGTCCTATGGCCGAGTGGCCTCACTGATGCCATTCGAGGGTCTCCTTGTCACCTTTTCCActagtgatgggggtgggggacacaggGAGCAGAGTGGCTACCACAGCCCGAAGGATGAGGGGAAGCTTCCTAAGTGGTGACTGACACCAGTACTAAGGGACTGTGAAAGGCCTCAGATTAGTAGCCACAATATGTCCCGGagcctggttctcctctcactcacACCAGAACAACTCCATTGTGAGAGGGAGGGAAGGCCTAGGGATTCACGGCGGAGTGCCACCCCAGGGCTCTGTGTTGATAGGTTTTGGCCAGAAAGATCCTAATGATTGTTAGTCATCACTAGACTGACTCACTTGATGGATTGTTGTGTCACAGAAATAACACTTACTGTCATGGTGTCATAGCCGAAAAACCCAGTGAGACTGCCACTGCCATACTGCAAGGAGAAGGTCTGCCCGTTGGATGAGTAGGTGGAGGACTGGCTGGGGTTGAATCTTGCATGGTTGCCTAGAAACACAATGCAATTTTACCACTAGTTGTCCTCCTATCTTGCTTTCCATATAAACTTGTATTCATATATTCTGTGGTCTGAGAGTTAGAGGATGGGAGTGGGAGACCAGagtcctgggtttgattcccagctctgaagggttGAAGTtagggttgctaactttctaattgcacaaaaccaaacaccttagCCTCGCCCCTGctcagaggccccacccccttcctgaggccccgcccccactcactacTTTCCCCTTCCCTTGATGGctcgctttcccccaccctcactcactttcactgggctggggcagggggttggtgtgtgggagggggtgagggctctaactgggggtgcaggctccggggtgggatcagaaatgaggggtttagggtgctggagggggctccaggctggggcagggagttggggtgcaggagggggtgagggttccgggatgggactgggaatgaggggtttgggctgcaggagggggcttcaggctgggggtggggccgagggattcggcATGCAGGAGGGGACTGCAAGTTgagacaggggattggggtgtggcggggagggctctgcgctgcgGGTGCGGtctctggagtggggctagggatgagcggtttggggtacaggaaggggctctgggtttggggatgGGGGTTTGGCTCAGGGGGTTAGGGCTCGGGGTTGGGACAtggtgcttacctcgggcagctcccggtcaatggcacagtggggctaaggcaggatccctgcttGTCCTGGCTCCACGCTGTGCCCCGGAAGTAGCCAACAAGTCTGGCTCCTAGACGGGGGTGCTAGAAAACTCTGTGTGCTGCTCTTGCCCAGAGGCACTGCCCCTCCACCACACACctgccagctcccattggccgcagttcctgtgtggagccagtgctcgaGGTGGGGCACAGtgggtgccaggacaggtagggactagcctgctttAGACCCGCAGCACCAcggaccagacttttaacggcctggtcggcAGTGAATGGAGCCACCAGAGTCCCTTTTCAATGGGGGTGTTCCGCTCGAAAACCGGACACGTGGCATCCCTAGCTGAAGTGGGGGAGCTAGGAGCcctgactcctgggttctattcctgctccATCCCTCTGGTTACCCATTTGTATATTGGAGGTAGTAACACTTCCTGAACTCCCATGGAGTTTGTGAGGCCTAATTGGTGCCTGGAAAGTGTGTTGCAGTTATCTGGTGAAAGGGCCAGGTATTCATGATTCATTATAGGGGCTATTGTATAGAGATCGGCCTTCAGAATCCAGTTGGCTGTGGCTTCTTGACAGATGAAAATTCAGTATGAATTCAGTTTCTCAGGAATCGAGCTGTCCTGAGGACATGTCTGTGCATTAACTGAAGGCTCTAATCTCCTAGAAGCAAAATTCTTTAACAGCCGACCGGGATGGATTACTCACTGCAGGCCTGGCTCTGGCAGTATGTCGAGGGCACCCACAGGTTGGATGAGCCGGTGTCGAAGAGCACCAGGAAGTTCTGGGGCGGGGTTCCAATACTGATCTCCCCATAGTAGGATGCCTAGAGAGGGCATATTGCAATATGAATTTCAACAGAGGTTCTCCCAGAGAGGACAGTGAGCTGGACTGAGTTGTGGTGTAACTCCCTGTGCAGACAGAGAGTTACACCAGAAATAATGCTGGTCCCTTGTACACTCTGGAGAACAGACAGTAATCCCCAAATCAGATAAATTTCCTGTTTCTTCAGGATGGTCACTGAGGGCTGGGCACTCACAGAGGGAAAGGGAGATTTGAGTCCCAGATGCGCCCCTTGGCCAAATGAACATGAAATGTGACAAGATGCCTGTCAAAGATCTTGCAAGTCGGGGGCATCTTCTCTGGCACATGGTACAAGCCATGTCCCTTAAAGATAATGTATCCTGTGGTGACAGAGCCTATGGAAGAGAGATGAACAGAGtgttgaaagaaaagaaagaaagaaaccattACTCACATCCATATACGCCATTGGTTCAAAAGCAACATTGTACTCATTGAAATGGTACTTGCTGGCTGGATCGATTTTGTGGTGCTTCAGATATTCCACCAGCACTCCCTTCTCCTTCATTACCTCTCGGATAGTCTTACCTTTCTTGAGGGTCAGTCTGCACAGAATGAAGAGAAGAGGCCAGGGACTCAGCAGGGAAATTGCTCATCCTTCAAGCATTTGTCCGTCTAGGGACCCTACCATGATGCTGTTCCCTACTTTtgagtccccccccccacagctaaTTATGTTGCCACTCACAGGGCTTGAGAAGTTGTGGCAATTAAAGGTTAGCCATGAACTACCACTCACTATGGACAGGGACTGTTGTGTTTAGCATCATGTCAGCAGCTGATGGTTAATTGTAGAGTTTGCCCATGGGTTAAGCATGACTAGCTggtgcaatggccttgtcttcatgAGAGTTTAACATTAGTTACCGTGGCTCTTCAAGGGTGAGTTCTAATATGACCTACTCTGCTAGTGATAAAGCCAGGTGCTGCCTTGCTGCATACGTGTGCACTGCTCCAGCTATCTGGCTGGCTAGTGAATTACTCTGACCACAATCACCACCATTGCCTCTAAGCTGAGATACTCACCTCACCAGCCCCTCTGAGAGCTGGAGGCAAACCAGGGCCAGGATGAGCCACTTCATGGTGCCTGGTTTCTCCACCAACCAGCTCCTATACGGGACACGTTGGGTACTGCAGCAGAAGTGAGTTGAAGTCTAGCATCCCTACTTTTATACCCGGGGCATTGCCCCATGGTGCCCTATCTGTTTACACTTCATTTTCCCATATCACTGCACTTACCCAAGGGCAAAcctttgtgtgtgttttcttgCCTTAAGTATGCTAAGAAAGTCCTTTACAGCTCCACTGACCTTTCAGTAAAAGCAACTATTGCCAGTTACAGTAGCATGAGGTGATTAGGATCTGATAAGGGGGAACAAACTTGCTGATAAATTAGGAAGAAAATTGAGGTGATCAAGAAGTCAAAAGACTCAGTTATTTTAGTCACCTCAATCCAAAGTTTCTTTCAGAAAATAAAACATCCATTAGATGGTGCGTGTTTATAAAATTAAGCAAAATGGATTTTATTTATGAGACACTTCACCAGAGTTTAAATATTTTAGTCCTTGTCCATACTGTGAGGTGAATTGTGTTAAACCAAAATGAGTCTGGAGTAACGGCACTGAAGATAATGGCATTACAGACAGATTTACACCCTCAATCAGAGCATTCAGCTCCTGCggcttttaaaccatgtaaatgaaaataacatgttttttaaagtgttaatgtaaaatatttgtaaagtatGTGTCATGTCCTCCTCTAATGGCTGGTTTACAtataggataacagcctacttcTGTCGTTTGCTTCATGTCgtttactcctttagctcaagtagtGGTAGGGGTGTGTACTTTGGTGCAGAAGTTTCAAGATTCTAAATACTGTTGAAGAAACATCTTTGACCTCTGCTGGTCTTGATCTCAATTTGACTGAACGAGGTTAAAATAGGGTTAGAAACAACATGGACTAGGCTTTATAGGACTGTCTTAGTCAGTCCTCAAGGGCAATGCCATACAAAGCATGCGTTTCCAAACTAGAAAGTCAACCCAATGCCTATCATCTGATTTCACATTCAAATAAGGTGATTGACATATTCATTTGAATGTCCAATGTTTTACATGTATATATGGTTTTGTAATTTGAATGCATAAGCATTCAATTCAATTGTATTTGGGTGCATTGCTGTATCCAGACCGATATACCAGGGTCCACGCATTGTTAATTCCATCTGGACCGGTAAAGTTGAGTTTGCATGGTCTCAGAAAGGAGAAGGGTTAACCAAATGTAACCAACACACCTTctgagtgtggtgttctgtcccatctagtagcACGGAGACCACTTAAGAGAGAGAGGTAAAATGAGTCTACTCTACAGTCTTAGCTAACAgcctttagctcatgcagtagaggctcatgcactaagctccagaagccccaggtttgatcctacccatccatgactggggcttgtTGCTTTTCCACTAACACGTTTTAATCCACGTTAATTTATTAAAGGCAGTTTTGGAAATTGTGCTTATCAGTCCCCTGCTATTCAGCGGGAGCGGACAGATAAGATTTGTCCACGTACTCACCAAGGAAAATTATCAGTCACAAACTGAATAAACAATGGCAAAGGTTCACCTCAACTTACCAGGTATGTTTTGCTTAAGAAAAATCCAGGAAGGTTTTTTGAGAGCTCATGAAACAGAAAACACCAGGTATGGAGTCTACGGGGTCCAACAAACCTCTGCGTCCTGAGGCATAGAAAAGTGGCAACTTACTATTTTCATTTCAGCCTCCCCTCTTTTTTCTTCTTGTCCCCTTTTATTTGCCCTCTCAGTCTGCCTGTCTACCTGCATTAGTGTTATATGGTCAGATTTTTAAGGCTAGAGGGGATCATCACGagcatctagtttgacctccacCATAACCCAAGCCATAGACGGTCACCCAATAagtcctgcatcaagcccatgacTTGTGTTTGAGCTATAGTACgtctttcagaaagacatccagGCTTGATTTAAAACCTTCAAGTGATGGAGAGCCCACCACATCCCTAAATAAATTGTCCCAGTGGTTAATTTAACCCTCATTTAAACATGTGCACCAAATTGCTAATCTAAATTCATCTAGCTCCAGTCCACCCACTGAATTTCAATAGGTTTATGTTAAAGAGCTGGCTTGCATCTCTTCCCCAAGATGGTCTCCATCACGATAGTACCTGAGCACTCCCCAGATATTGAAAAATAGAAATGGCTTAAGTTATTCCACGGGCCTATGATGATTGCCAAGGCAGATGCTCCAGGGACAGATTGAGGACTTGCAGGTTCCCCTGCTCAGTGTAGGTGACCAGTGATAAATTAACTCAGCTGAAGGGAATTCAGCCCTCAGGCTCCCCTCCTTACACACTTCTTCAGTATAAATATTTGGTCAAGAGACGGTGAGAGAAGAGAAAGAAGTACAATGTTTGCTCACCTGGGCAGTTCATGAACCAGCTCCATTCCTGAAACAGGTTTGTTCTATTGGCTGCAACTGGGTCCTGCTCAGACCTCAAGAGCATCTCTTAAACCATCTGCTCCTGATGCCCCAGCTACCTCCATTGATTAGGCATGGGAATCAGTGCAAAAGATTCTGGGAACACATCCAGAAAGGGTTGATGGGTGGCTGAATGTGGAAGGGGTCAGGGGAATGAGAAATACTGAATCTGTCTGTAATTGTATCACATAGGAAACCCCACTATAGTAGTGCGAGATCAAACCTTCCAGAACATGGTAATAACAATCACAAGTTCTGCATAACAAACAGTTAGGTTGTTCCTGGTGCCTTGAGCCCATGATACATCTCTCAAAGGAGTGTGATCAGTGAGCCAAAGCCAGCTTTCAGTTACACTCATGTCACACGCTGAAGTAGCAGAAGGGATAGGAGAacacctgggctctgttccccaTTTTGTCACTGATTCACAGTGTAATCTCAGGCAAGTCAATTCCATGTTCTGTGCCACGGTTTTGCCCATTGTAAACTATTTACCTCCTTGCAGGGAAGAGGGGAAATTATCTCACCATTGAGATCCAAAGATGAAAGGCCTCTGTCTGTGCAAAGTATTAATAGACCCTTCACTCTCTCCCGTGGGTCTTTAGACTTAACTTTTCAGTGTTAGTATTTGAAGACAGAACTCATTTTCCTTATCCTGCTGGACCCTGAGCAATCTTTACCCCAGTTTAGGTGAATACAGCCTGTTGctgaggctggaattttcaaaggagtgTAATGGAATTAGGAGCCCAGATCTTACTGGCTTTCACTGGGGTTTGGACATCTAGACCTTTCAGACtccttggaaaatcccaccctgaatGCATAGGACCTGATGTTTATGTGCTGAAAAGCACTGAGGTCTTAAGATGATAAAGGGATGTTCATGTCACTGCTTTGTCTGCACACCCAACACCTCCTAAGTTAGGCATCTTTCCATGTGGACGGGTTGCTGAGGATTTCCATGATAATGCTAAATGGTGTATATGATGGCTCACTCTGTTTCCTCTCTGCTGTAGTACCTAGCCAAATTAGCCTGCAAGCTGCTTGCAGCTGATGAACCAGGTCGGACAGGGATCGTAAAGCCATTCACCCGACCCTGTGATTCTATGTTAGTAATAAAGAGATAGACTATGAGGACTGAAGAGGAGAATAGAGTGAGGCTAGCAGTTCAGAAGCAAAGCCAATTTGTCTAGAAGTTTGGGTGGCTTAGAACTTTCCTCTCCACACCCGTTCTCCCAATTCAGGCTCATCTCGAAGTGAGAGCAACTGTTCAGGATGAAGTTTTTCAAAAGACCTTCAGACAACCCCTAAAATTGTATCCATACATTTTCACCTCTACGtttttgtgtgtgcgcatgcaaACACCTGGACTTGTGTGTGCAAACTGCATTTACACATGAAAATCAAACAGTTCTGTATGTTGCGCCCTGATCGGAGCAGTCACGCCGTAACAGTTGACATTTTTTCAGCTGCCTTCCAGCTGATAATCTCAATGCActctacaaacattaactaatttaaATCTCTCAATCCCCCATGAGGTCAGTCagtgttatccctgttttacagtaGGGAAAATGAAGCCCCTGATAAGTAA
Proteins encoded in this region:
- the LOC123369801 gene encoding gastricsin-like isoform X1: MELVHELPRLTLKKGKTIREVMKEKGVLVEYLKHHKIDPASKYHFNEYNVAFEPMAYMDASYYGEISIGTPPQNFLVLFDTGSSNLWVPSTYCQSQACSNHARFNPSQSSTYSSNGQTFSLQYGSGSLTGFFGYDTMTLQNIAVTNQEFGLSENEPGTNFIYAQFDGILGMAYPSLAVGGATTALQGMLQENLLSQPIFSFYLSSQPSSQYGGEVVFGGVDSSLYSGQIYWAPVTQELYWQIGIDEFAIGGQATGWCSQGCQAIVDTGTSLLTVPQQLMSTFLQDVGAQENEYGEYVVDCSSVQSLPTISFTINGVSFPLPPSAYILSNNGYCSVGVEPTYLPSQNGQPLWILGDVFLRQYYSVYDMGNNRIGFAAVA
- the LOC123369801 gene encoding gastricsin-like isoform X2 produces the protein MKEKGVLVEYLKHHKIDPASKYHFNEYNVAFEPMAYMDASYYGEISIGTPPQNFLVLFDTGSSNLWVPSTYCQSQACSNHARFNPSQSSTYSSNGQTFSLQYGSGSLTGFFGYDTMTLQNIAVTNQEFGLSENEPGTNFIYAQFDGILGMAYPSLAVGGATTALQGMLQENLLSQPIFSFYLSSQPSSQYGGEVVFGGVDSSLYSGQIYWAPVTQELYWQIGIDEFAIGGQATGWCSQGCQAIVDTGTSLLTVPQQLMSTFLQDVGAQENEYGEYVVDCSSVQSLPTISFTINGVSFPLPPSAYILSNNGYCSVGVEPTYLPSQNGQPLWILGDVFLRQYYSVYDMGNNRIGFAAVA